A segment of the Candidatus Dojkabacteria bacterium genome:
GACCGCTCAATAAAGCCAAAAGCAGGTAAAAACAAAAGAAAATAAAAGGTTAAAAAGAGCAACAACCAATAAACTGAAAATAACCTACAACATCCGATTACTAACGTAGGTAATGAAATTTTTTTTGAAAGCTCGGAAAAGAAAACCGGAATTGAAACCACTCCCCACCCCCATCTAAGCTGTTGCCTGTACAACGCCGAACCGGTCGCTATTATTCCGCTACTCTTGACGGCATTTGAATGAACGGGAAGAAAAATTGGACACCCCTTAAATTCAACTCCCAGTCTTGCATATGCCCGCCAGAAGAAAGGTGTATCATCAATTCCTATACTTGGGTCCCAGTAATCATTTTTTATCACCATTGCTAAATTCGCTGAATATACCGAAAATGTGGTTGCCCAACGCTTACCCAGTCCCCAGTTTGATAAACACCCAAGCGACGTACTTCTGCCTTTTAATCTTACAAAGAATGGAACATCTTCAATATTATTAGAATAAAGATAAACCGCCGGAGCAAAAAAACAGTTATTACGATCCTTATTGGCAAGATATTTACAAGTTAAAGCAGCAAAAAATGAAGGATCCACCCTTAAATCGCAGTCAAAAGTGGTAAGCAGATAGTTTTCACTGTCTTTATTTGCAAATTCCAAAACAAATTGTTTACAGGCCCAGGTTCTGTTAGCACCAGCCGCACCAACAACCTCACCGTCAATATTTGCAGGATGAATATAATATGTAACCTTCTTAAATATCTTTCCATACTCCTTACAAAGCTTTCGGGCAAGCACAACTGCTGAATTTCCCGCCCGTTCTTCTACTCCAAGCACAACAAAAACCTTCGAAAGATCATATTTTGAAGCCGCAAGTGCATCAAGGGTCGGGCCCAAGATGTTGATTCCTTCTTTGTAAAATGGAATAAGTATCACATGTGTTAATTTGTCAGACTCAGGCATACTCAAAAGTTTTTTTTCCCAATCGATCTTACTCTCCCTTTTATAAAGAAAGAAACCTCTTAACAGCCCCAAAATATAAGTGGCTGATCTAACAAGTAGAACGGTTGCAAGAATCATTGATATAAAGACAATTTTGTCGGGATAAAAAACCGCAATTAGAATGGTCGCAACAATTGAACCTCCCATTAAATATCCCGGAATCCGTTTGAAAACACGAAACAATAGGAAGAATAATCTATCGGTATTCATTTTTTCTCGGTAACTCTATACTCCAAGCGTTTTCCCAAAAGAAGTCGAGTGTGCGAGTCCAGTGCAGGAATCGTTCCAAAAAGTATACCTGTTATTGGCATACATATTATTTCCAGAAAATACACGATTACTGAAAAAAATGTGACTTTTTTGTTTGCAGGTTTAGGTTTTATAAGTGTATCCAAAATAAGTACACCAAAGAATATTATTAGCGATACAGTCAGAATTGTAGATGCAGTACGCGGCAGAGTTTGTCCATATACCGAATACGAGAATTTCTTACTTATAAGAGGGGGAATGTTCGCTCCAAACCCAAGAACAAATCCATACAACGGCCACATAAAATGCTCATAAACCGCCGCAAGTCCTCGCAAAACTACGTACAATTTATTCTTAAACCGTTTCTTCTGAGCTACAATATTTTTTATAATCCAGGAATCATCGGACACCCCCCAAGCCCATCGTTTAACCTGCTCATATTGATTTATTATTGATTTCACGTGTCCATCGGCACCTGCAGCGTATGACATTATTCGAGTATATAAGGGAACAACACTAACTTTATCACCATATTTAAAAACAGCTTTAAAGAACATGTTCCAGTCCTCCGGAATCTTGTCCTTTGTCCAAAACCCAAGACTTTTAATAAGCCTGTACGAACCTGAATATGTGGAAACCTGAATAAGCCCACGACGCGACTGATTTGCAACCGCAGTAAATGTGAAAAGTGTGTTTGTAACACGAATATAAAAAGGTACCTCCCAAATATTGGCATAGTAAGACATCATGGCATGCCAGTATCTTGTGTATCTATTTGGATCTTTGCAGAATTCATATGTAAGAATTGCATAATAATCTAATGGTAAGCGTGAGTCACAGTCACAACTTGTTAAGGTAATTAAATCCTCATTTAACCCTAGGGATCTTATTTTCTTTGCGACTTCAACACCCGCATACCACATGTTAGCGGATTTTCCACGAATTTCGTCCGGTTTAAGCTCATGTTCTGTAATAAGCACATCTTTAAAATATTTTCTGTACTCTGCTTTTAACCGTTTAGCAATTATTTTACCACCGGGACAAGCCTTTTCTGTCGCAAGTACTACCAAAATTTGTTTAGTATCAAGCGTTTGTTTTGCTAAGTGATCCAATGTCGGTTGTAACACGTTATATCCCTCATTTGCAAAAGGAACCACAATTATGTGTACAATGTCCTTTGGCTTCCAGATAACCTGTGAATCGGTTACTTCTCCAAAGTCCTCAAATTCATTTCGCAAAATTCTTACAGCAAATAGCTTTTGGATAATAAGCAGGGGAATCTCAAAAATAAATGGAAGTTTCACAAAATAATCCCCGGTTTTTCCGTTAAGATTATAAAGATCACGTAGTTTAATCTGAGAGAAAAACGTTAATTCGGATTTTAGGTGATTTATTATTGATTCGCGGTTTGTAAGTGAATCTACACGTTTTTTCCAGTTAATTAACAACCACACTCTGAATCTAAAAAAGGTCTTGCCAAAAGCAATATCCATAGAGAACGTCTTATAGACCCAATAGACATTAAAAATGATAATAAAAGATGCGACAACTTCAGGAATAAAGTAGCTCCCAACAAAAATTCCTATAAGAACTGACCAGACAAAAAGCCCCGGAAGCATATCCAGACCTCTTTCCCAAAATCTATTCCAGAGCTTTCTCATTTAGGATAAAGCTTTAAAAAATTTGATTACGCAATAATTTTACCATATAATTCTAACATTATGAAAATGCTACCACTTTCCGAACAAATTGAAAACACTAAAAATGAATTTATCGTACTTAAAGAAAAGATCGAATCCGGCAATGCTACCGGTCCCGACTACAAGAAGTTTTCAACCCTCGAAGTTATTGCTAGCAAAACAGATGAGCTTAAAAAAGCACAAGCCGATCTCGATGAAGCGAAGTCACTGCAAAATAGCACAGACACTGAGATGGCCACCTTTGCCAAGGAAGAGATCTCCCGGCTTAACAGCCTTATCCCTGTGCTCGAAACAGATATATCCAAGCTGCTAAACCCTAGCGACGAGGATCGCTTTAGCAACACAATTATTGAAATTAGAGCAGGAGCCGGTGGTGATGAAGCCGGTATTTTTGCAAGCGACCTTAAACGAATGTACACATTATTTGCACAAAGACAGGGTTGGAAAGTTTCTGTTTTGGATGAGCACGAAAATGAATCAGGTGGAATTAAATCTTCTGTTCTTAGGTTTGAGGGTGATACCGCCTACAAAACCCTACTTAGAGAGTCGGGTGTTCATAGAGTTCAGCGAGTTCCTGTAACCGAAAGCTCGGGAAGAATTCATACTTCTACTGCTAGCGTTGCAGTTCTGCCCGAACTTTCCGACATTGAGATTGAGATAAATCCTACCGATATCATTGTCGAGGCCTGTAAATCAAGTGGACCCGGGGGGCAATCGGTAAACACTACGGATTCCGCAATTAGACTTACACATAAACCTACCGGAATTGTAATCAACTGTCGAGAGAACAAATCCCAAATTCAAAACAGGGCTAGAGCCATGCAGATGTTACAGTCACAACTTTACCAGCGCGAAAAGGAAGAGCGTGAGGAAAATTTAAAGGGCCAACGCTCAAGCCAAATCGGCACAGGCGATAGGTCAGAAAAGATACGCACATACAACTTCCCACAAGATCGCGTAACCGATCACCGCATTAAAAAAAGCTGGCACAATTTACCCAAAATTATGGACGGCTTTATTGATGAGTTGGTAGACAATTAAGTAGGTAGATAACTCAACAACTAGGCTATGAAGTCTAGGTAATTATCCCTATTAACTAGGTTAAAGCTTGCTTCACTGTATGTTTCCAACCATAATTTAGGAGGTTTTACTTTTTTATCATTCCACTTAAACTCATATCCAAACAACTTTCCACTATTTTCTTCGACAAGGTCAATCTCTTGTTGTTCATACGTCCTCCAAAAATAATAATTTGTACCAAATCCCATGTAATTATTGCGTTTCATCCTTTCTATCATAATAAAGTTTTCCCAAAGCTGGCCGATGTCATTTCTATCAGTTAATCTGTTAAAAGCGGATATAACAGCATTTCTAATACCATTATCGTAAAAGTAATACTTAGATGTCTTTGTCACTTCTTTTCGCAGGTTCCTTGAAAATCCTGACAAAGAGAATATTACAAATGACTTTTCTAATAAATCCAGGTAGTAAAATACTGTTTTGGTATCAATTCCTAATTGCCTTGACAGTTCATTTGCGGACACTTCACTCCCTACCTGAAATGCCAACAGTTTGAGAAGATTGTAGATTTTTTCAGAGTTTTTGATTCTATCAAACTCTAAAATGTCTTTTAACAAATATGAATTGGCTATTAATTTTAATACCTCCTCTTTTTCTGAATCGGTTTTTAATGAAATTACCTCAGGATAAGTACCATAAATTAAGTACTTTTTTAGGTTTGTATGCAATTCGGACGGCGCATATTCTTTTTTTAATTCTAGTTGCGATATTGGGTACAGCGTTAGAAGTCTTTTTCTACCCGTTAGAGACTCACCTGTTTTATTTGCTAAATCAAAGGAAGATGAGCCGGTAGCAATAAAAAACTTGTTAGGATATCTATCCACCATTAGCTTTAGCGCTGTTCCAATATTAGGGATCTTTTGAGCTTCATCAATAACAATCAGTTCATAATGTTCCACATGATTATCAGTAGAATCATAAGTGCATTTTGCCAGCTCTTTGGATAGTTCAGCATTATCGCCAGTATCGTATCGATATTTTAACGTTGTGGTATCTAAGTAGCTTTTTATTAAGGTGGTCTTACCAACCTGCCTTGGCCCATACATTATTAATACTTTGCCCCTTCTTATTAATTTGCTTAGGTCAAAAATTCGCTTTATCATAAAAACACGATACCACACTCCACAAATTCAGTCAAATTTATGGAGTCGCACTCCACAAATTTGCCCAAAATCATGGACGGATTTATCGAGAAGTTAACGCAGCAGTAAAAAGTTCCCCACAATCCGTTATAATTTCTGTCATTTTGGTAGCCTTATTTCCTGATGAAAATGGAATTGCAGTTCCTACTGCCGTGGCCATACGAATTACACCCGACAGGAAAAGTTCCAAGCCTTCTGGACGCGTAGCCGGATTTAACCGAATCATTAATTGATTTGCCTGCATATCAATGTACGCTTCACCTGCGTCATAACCTAGGAAAAGAGTATAAGGAGACTCATCAGTGACATCAAGAATTATTTGAGTGCCCGAGATTCCACTCAAAAATTGAAGCCGGCCCCAAGCTAAACCAAATTTAATACCCGAAACTCCCACCTCCACCTTCTCGATCGGACTTTCAACACCGTCCCACTCAACACGGTAAACGCCCATTTGGTCTGTACTCTTAACCAATGAACAGGATTCAATGTTGCCCATACTGACGATCTTGCTTAAAAAACTAACCTTGATCAAGTATATATATATATTCCTATTGTCAAATCAGTATTTGAAGCTTATTTCTAAATTTCAAAAGACGGGAAAAGGTTACGGAAAACTGTGAATAGAACGCCGTCCCAATATTAATCCCAAAATCTTGTGTAGAACTCAATTACCACTTCTCAAACATTAATGTTTTTTCTTCCCCATAAATTCCTTGCCAAAGCTCTTCAGTGATAAAAGGAATAAACGGATGAAGCATTTTAAGATACTGCCTAAGCGCCCAGGTTAAGGTGGCCACGGTTTCGACCTTCTCTTCTTCCATTGGAGAACTTAACACTTCTTTTGTTTCTTTGTCACGCTTGTCGTAAATATGTGCTTTTGATGCCTCAATGTGAATGTCGCAGAAGCTGTGCCAAAATTCATTTGTAAGCTCGTAAAGGGCCAAGCCTATTTCAAAATCATCCATTAGCCCGGCAATCTTTTTCTGTAATGCGGCTACATGCTCACAAATTTGTTTATTGGATGCCTCTTTTATGCCGCTGGAATCCACAGGACGGGTCAAAGACCCATCCCTACAATTTGATAAAACAAATTTGCTTGCGTTCCAAAGCTTGTTTAAGAATCTTCGGTATCCCTCGATTTTGTTGTAATCAACATTATAGCTGGCACCAGCCTTATTTCCTGATATAAAAAACATTCGTAAAGTATCAACCCCATATTTTTCAATGATATCGTCGATTGAAACAGCATTTCCCTTTGACTTACTCATTTTTTGACCATCTTCTGCACGCACAAGTCCATGAAGATACACATCTTTAAAAGGTCGCTTACCTTGGGTGTAAAATCCAAACATAATCATCCTGCAAACCCAGGCTTCAAGAATGTCATATGCCGTATCCAAAACGTCAGTTGGATAGAACTTGTCTAAAATACCCCACGCCTTAAGCGTCGCATACGGCCATTGGCCCGAACTAAACCAAGTGTCAAGACAATCAGGATCTTGAATCCAACCATCCCCTTTGGGCGATTCCACCTGAACCTTTAAAAGCTCCTTGTCGTACGCTTCCTTCATGTCGGAAACTTCCACTCCACCAATTGTCTGCTGTATTTTTCCCGAATCAGTAACCGTTTCAGAGGGTTCGCCCTTGTACCATACGGGAATACGGTATCCCCACCAGATTGACCGAGAAATTGGCCAGTCTCTAAGGTTTTTGAGCCAGTAGATTGCTTTTTTAGCCATATTTGACGGATGAACGTTAACAGCTATCTCAGAACTTGGATCCTCTAGTCCGGCTTGCAAAGCCTTAATCGCATTTTGTTTAAAATTCTTCTTGTTGATATCGATAAACCACTGGCTACTCATTATCGGCTCCACAATAGACTTTGTACGATCACAAATTGTTACATTCTGTTTTATTTTCTCTACCCTTTCTATTAAACCAAGCCTTTCAAGATCTTTTGAAACTTCACTTCTACAGGCGTCAACATTTAATCCCTTGTACTTTCCAATTGGTCCACACATTTTACTGTCCTTCCAGATAACGTTTATGTAATCAATTTCGCCAACGGTATTACGAATTTCCTTCCACACATCGGGTCTAACATACCCCAACGCATCGGTTCTTACCTTCCCGTCATTATTCTTCTCGCATTCAAGTTGTTTTCCAAGTGCACTCCACTCAAGTGTCATGTAGTAGTCATCGGGCGAATGAGCTGGGGTCAACTTAACTGCACCGGTACCGAAATCTTTGTCAACTTTACTGTTTGCAATAACAGGAATTGATCTGTTTACAAGAGGAAGAAGTGCGTACCTTCCAATCAAATCTTTATATCTGTCATCATCCGGATGCACAACAACCGCGGTATCACCTAGCATTGTCTCAGGTCGACTTGTTGCAACGGTAATGCATTCCCATTGCTTAATTGTCTCGTTGCTTAATTGCTTAATTGTTATTGCAATTGCACCATTTTTCCTAAGTTTTTCACCATAACCTTCGGCTAATTCGTTATAATGAGTAATCATTTCATCAACACTTTTCGGAATTCTGGACTTATCGGTATATATCTTTTTAAAATCCTCTTTATTGAAAAACTCGATTGCATCTTTATAAATACGAACAGATTCCACAAAAAACAAATGCGATTCCCAAGCTTTTGACTTATTAACGGCTACAATTATGTCATCAGATTTAATTTCGCCAAAATACCGCCACCCTTCTTCCGGGTTAAGTGCCCTTGTTTCAACTGTTTTTGAGCCATTTAAAAGCGCCTCAACTGTGGTTTCGTTGTAGAATGAAAGCTGCCAGACTCTTTTACCTTCTGGAACAAGCGGATATTTAACATAAGTAAGCTCGGACTCACGTTCCTTACGTGCAGTGTCGTTATCGGAAATTGCACTGCCCATTCCAGTTGACCAGTTGATAATTCGAACCCCTTTATAAACCATGTTGTCTTTATACATTTGAATAAAGGTTTCTAAAACTGTATCTACAATTCGGGGATCAAGCGTAAAAACATTCCGGTCAAAATCAGATGAAAGCCCGATTGTTTGTTCATCTTTTAGAGCCTTATCCATGTTTTCTTCGTTATGTTTGTAACAGATTTTGTAGAACTCTTCGCGGGTAAAATCGGCTTTGGACTTACCTTCGGGCATAAGTTTATTTTTAATAAAAACAGCCTCACCCTCCTGTCCTGCATGATCTTTTCCGGGAAGCATTAACACTTTTTTGCCCTTCATTCGATTGTATCTTGCAAACACGTCTTGATAGGCATATCCGGAAACGTTCCCAATATGTGGACGATCGTAGGCATTTGGCGGAGGATTAATAAGGCAAAAAGTCTCGGTTTCGTCGGATTTGAGCTCTTCTACGGTGACAACCTTCCCTGTTTTAGGATCAAATTCGGGCTTGTAATAGTTACGATCCAGCCAATTCTTTAAGATTCTTGGCTCAACTTCTTTTGGATCGTATGGTCCTTGGGAAAGTGCCATTACGGTAGAAAAGTAAATTAGATGTGGGAATTATATATTAAATCAATCAATTATTGTAGGGACATGTCTTAAGACTTGTCCCGTCCCTTAACAATTCACACATCAACAATGGAAAATGATACAATATCTTTCATTATGGACAAATTACCGATATCAATAATAATACCGACATATAACGAAGAGAAATATCTACCACGGTTATTGCAAAGCATTAAAAACCAGGAGTTTCAACCTTCAGAAGTAATTATTGCAGACAGTCCCCGCACCAATGACAAGACCCGTGAAATAGCAGAAAGGTTTG
Coding sequences within it:
- a CDS encoding glycosyltransferase family 2 protein translates to MNTDRLFFLLFRVFKRIPGYLMGGSIVATILIAVFYPDKIVFISMILATVLLVRSATYILGLLRGFFLYKRESKIDWEKKLLSMPESDKLTHVILIPFYKEGINILGPTLDALAASKYDLSKVFVVLGVEERAGNSAVVLARKLCKEYGKIFKKVTYYIHPANIDGEVVGAAGANRTWACKQFVLEFANKDSENYLLTTFDCDLRVDPSFFAALTCKYLANKDRNNCFFAPAVYLYSNNIEDVPFFVRLKGRSTSLGCLSNWGLGKRWATTFSVYSANLAMVIKNDYWDPSIGIDDTPFFWRAYARLGVEFKGCPIFLPVHSNAVKSSGIIATGSALYRQQLRWGWGVVSIPVFFSELSKKISLPTLVIGCCRLFSVYWLLLFLTFYFLLFLPAFGFIERSILLAIFNQGFGSISIVGTIFILVSTIVSGFLYKPYGIISVKGILNFLMEVLGSYFTAILFFFIPFVHAQFEMMVKSDVRKEYYVSEK
- the prfA gene encoding peptide chain release factor 1, with translation MKMLPLSEQIENTKNEFIVLKEKIESGNATGPDYKKFSTLEVIASKTDELKKAQADLDEAKSLQNSTDTEMATFAKEEISRLNSLIPVLETDISKLLNPSDEDRFSNTIIEIRAGAGGDEAGIFASDLKRMYTLFAQRQGWKVSVLDEHENESGGIKSSVLRFEGDTAYKTLLRESGVHRVQRVPVTESSGRIHTSTASVAVLPELSDIEIEINPTDIIVEACKSSGPGGQSVNTTDSAIRLTHKPTGIVINCRENKSQIQNRARAMQMLQSQLYQREKEEREENLKGQRSSQIGTGDRSEKIRTYNFPQDRVTDHRIKKSWHNLPKIMDGFIDELVDN
- a CDS encoding ATP-binding protein is translated as MIKRIFDLSKLIRRGKVLIMYGPRQVGKTTLIKSYLDTTTLKYRYDTGDNAELSKELAKCTYDSTDNHVEHYELIVIDEAQKIPNIGTALKLMVDRYPNKFFIATGSSSFDLANKTGESLTGRKRLLTLYPISQLELKKEYAPSELHTNLKKYLIYGTYPEVISLKTDSEKEEVLKLIANSYLLKDILEFDRIKNSEKIYNLLKLLAFQVGSEVSANELSRQLGIDTKTVFYYLDLLEKSFVIFSLSGFSRNLRKEVTKTSKYYFYDNGIRNAVISAFNRLTDRNDIGQLWENFIMIERMKRNNYMGFGTNYYFWRTYEQQEIDLVEENSGKLFGYEFKWNDKKVKPPKLWLETYSEASFNLVNRDNYLDFIA
- a CDS encoding class I tRNA ligase family protein — encoded protein: MALSQGPYDPKEVEPRILKNWLDRNYYKPEFDPKTGKVVTVEELKSDETETFCLINPPPNAYDRPHIGNVSGYAYQDVFARYNRMKGKKVLMLPGKDHAGQEGEAVFIKNKLMPEGKSKADFTREEFYKICYKHNEENMDKALKDEQTIGLSSDFDRNVFTLDPRIVDTVLETFIQMYKDNMVYKGVRIINWSTGMGSAISDNDTARKERESELTYVKYPLVPEGKRVWQLSFYNETTVEALLNGSKTVETRALNPEEGWRYFGEIKSDDIIVAVNKSKAWESHLFFVESVRIYKDAIEFFNKEDFKKIYTDKSRIPKSVDEMITHYNELAEGYGEKLRKNGAIAITIKQLSNETIKQWECITVATSRPETMLGDTAVVVHPDDDRYKDLIGRYALLPLVNRSIPVIANSKVDKDFGTGAVKLTPAHSPDDYYMTLEWSALGKQLECEKNNDGKVRTDALGYVRPDVWKEIRNTVGEIDYINVIWKDSKMCGPIGKYKGLNVDACRSEVSKDLERLGLIERVEKIKQNVTICDRTKSIVEPIMSSQWFIDINKKNFKQNAIKALQAGLEDPSSEIAVNVHPSNMAKKAIYWLKNLRDWPISRSIWWGYRIPVWYKGEPSETVTDSGKIQQTIGGVEVSDMKEAYDKELLKVQVESPKGDGWIQDPDCLDTWFSSGQWPYATLKAWGILDKFYPTDVLDTAYDILEAWVCRMIMFGFYTQGKRPFKDVYLHGLVRAEDGQKMSKSKGNAVSIDDIIEKYGVDTLRMFFISGNKAGASYNVDYNKIEGYRRFLNKLWNASKFVLSNCRDGSLTRPVDSSGIKEASNKQICEHVAALQKKIAGLMDDFEIGLALYELTNEFWHSFCDIHIEASKAHIYDKRDKETKEVLSSPMEEEKVETVATLTWALRQYLKMLHPFIPFITEELWQGIYGEEKTLMFEKW